Proteins encoded together in one Glandiceps talaboti chromosome 11, keGlaTala1.1, whole genome shotgun sequence window:
- the LOC144442480 gene encoding thiosulfate:glutathione sulfurtransferase-like isoform X2 — MSLFRTLRVCRALSTQCKSRVFIVRNVGALSALQRIQIGDCGVSQELGHIHRVPDRTQQYNRYLSSEPDPDAPSIDHEGLVALLQSGDIQLVDVREPDELIDFGKIDKSYNIPLSRLTKSLEMNEANFIEQFGREKPMKWDINIVFYGMGPIRSRAAVELAHKYGYLKARHYPGGWEEWAEKTGVPFKKC, encoded by the exons ATGTCACTCTTTCGCACACTGCGAGTTTGTAGAGCTCTCTCAACTCAATGCAAATCCAGAGTCTTTATTGTGAGGAATGTTGGAGCACTATCGGCGCTACAGAGAATACAAATTGGTGATTGCGGCGTGTCGCAAGAACTAGGCCACATTCATCGAGTCCCAG ACCGAACACAGCAGTATAACAGATATCTATCCAGTGAACCTGATCCAGATGCTCCATCTATAGACCATGAAGGTTTGGTAGCATTACTTCAATCCGGTGATATACAGCTGGTTGATGTAAGGGAACCTGATGAACTGATAGACTTTGGAAAAATAGATAAATCCTATAATATTCCAT TGAGCAGACTAACAAAAAGTTTAGAAATGAATGAAGCAAACTTCATAGAGCAGTTTGGTAGAGAAAAACCCATGAAGTGGGACATCAATATAGTTTTCTATGGTATGGGAccaattagaagtagagcagcTGTGGAACTGGCTCATAAATATGGATATCTCAA AGCAAGGCATTACCCAGGAGGTTGGGAAGAATGGGCAGAAAAGACAGGTGTTCCATTTAAGAAATGTTAA
- the LOC144442480 gene encoding thiosulfate:glutathione sulfurtransferase-like isoform X1, producing the protein MSLFRTLRVCRALSTQCKSRVFIVRNVGALSALQRIQIGDCGVSQELGHIHRVPDRTQQYNRYLSSEPDPDAPSIDHEGLVALLQSGDIQLVDVREPDELIDFGKIDKSYNIPLGEVEEALVMDPAKFQEKYKAEMPKKSDTNIIFHCLAGIRSADALSTAHNLGFSKARHYPGGWEEWAEKTGVPFKKC; encoded by the exons ATGTCACTCTTTCGCACACTGCGAGTTTGTAGAGCTCTCTCAACTCAATGCAAATCCAGAGTCTTTATTGTGAGGAATGTTGGAGCACTATCGGCGCTACAGAGAATACAAATTGGTGATTGCGGCGTGTCGCAAGAACTAGGCCACATTCATCGAGTCCCAG ACCGAACACAGCAGTATAACAGATATCTATCCAGTGAACCTGATCCAGATGCTCCATCTATAGACCATGAAGGTTTGGTAGCATTACTTCAATCCGGTGATATACAGCTGGTTGATGTAAGGGAACCTGATGAACTGATAGACTTTGGAAAAATAGATAAATCCTATAATATTCCAT TGGGAGAAGTTGAGGAGGCATTGGTTATGGATCCTGCTAAATTTCAAGAGAAATACAAGGCAGAAATGCCCAAGAAATCTGATACAAACATAATATTCCACTGTTTGGCAGGAATTCGCAGTGCAGATGCACTTTCGACAGCACACAATCTGGGTTTCTCCAA AGCAAGGCATTACCCAGGAGGTTGGGAAGAATGGGCAGAAAAGACAGGTGTTCCATTTAAGAAATGTTAA
- the LOC144442700 gene encoding basic immunoglobulin-like variable motif-containing protein: MGNVTSQSDSDETTGMPTEESDAADEEGVTVSTKSQRVGKENGQNRCNIVTRKQGIQDTEYKEPGVVTPLLHDNADEATVKRERVLAWEIDVSGWRQETSKSQRRYKTARQSVRRQNKSSVDGTNTKEKYEPPVVNSTQRMMAERKVLDLRRWFCISRPQYSKSCGLSSLVSCWNYLFSSLGVGSLQPITQEEALTVLGFNPPFGEIRFGPFTGNATLMRWFKQLNDYYNVRGRSYYLYKPHGKGRTMGRTSDEALRLVRSGLKDSAITFVYHCQNHYFCPIGYENVPQKAVHAYSENLSDAEVDTWILIGDTSRRHAGIQCVKWEDVVKDLTSQSPEYLNIRKVHLGIQKRKTKKVGGNLHCIMAFERSQWQGIHSVRPLKSETKADTNQEDCVGPCWTGSKNGAIERKTTDYGYEEEDVVVDVSDAESSADESLSSDD, translated from the exons atgGGTAATGTGACATCACAGAGTGATTCAGATGAAACCACAGGGATGCCTACAGAGGAGAGTGATGCTGCTGATGAAGAAGGTGTTACAGTCAGTACAAAGTCACAGAGAGTAGGCAAAGAAAATGGACAAAACAGATGTAACATCGTTACTAGGAAACAGGGAATCCAGGATACAGAATACAAAG AGCCTGGTGTAGTTACACCCCTTCTACATGATAATGCAGATGAAGCCACTGTGAAAAGAGAAAGGGTTCTAGCTTGGGAGATTGATGTATCTGGATGGAGGCAAGAAACCAGTAAATCACAAAGACGATACAAAACTGCAAGACAGA GTGTGCGGAGACAGAATAAAAGCTCTGTTGATGGCACAAACACAAAAGAGAAATATGAACCACCTGTTGTCAACTCTACGCAGAGAATGATGGCAGAACGTAAAGTCCTAGATCTTAGGAGATG gtTTTGTATAAGTCGGCCACAATACAGTAAGTCCTGTGGACTATCTTCACTTGTTTCATGTTGGAATTATCTCTTCAGCTCCCTAGGTGTTGGAAG cTTACAGCCTATCACACAGGAGGAAGCATTGACAGTACTTGGTTTTAATCCACCATTTGGTGAAATCAGATTTGGTCCTTTTACAGGGAATGCAACTCTCATGAG ATGGTTCAAACAACTGAACGACTACTACAATGTAAGGGGTCGTTCCTACTACCTGTATAAACCACATGGTAAAGGAAGAACTATGGGAAGAACATCAGATGAAGCACTACGATTGGTCAGATCTGGATTAAAAGACTCAGCTATCACCTTTGTATACCACTGTCAAAACCATTACTTCTGTCCTATAGGATATGAAAATGTGCCTCAGAAAGCTGTACATGCATATAG TGAAAACTTATCTGATGCTGAAGTAGATACATGGATCCTAATAGGAGATACTAGTCGTAGACATGCAGGAATACAGTGTGTCAA ATGGGAGGATGTAGTGAAAGACTTGACCTCACAGAGTCCTGAGTATCTAAATATCAGGAAAGTTCATTTGGGCATTCAGAAGAGAAAGACCAAAAAAGTTGGAGgaaatttacattgtataatggCTTTTGAGAGGAGTCAATGGCAGGGTATTCATTCTGTACGACCTCTGAAATCAGAAACCAAGGCAGACACAAACCAAGAAGATTGCGTGGGACCTTGTTGGACAGGGTCTAAAAATGGTGCCATAGAACGCAAAACTACTGACTATGGGTATGAAGAGGAAGATGTTGTTGTCGATGTCAGTGATGCAGAAAGCAGTGCTGATGAGTCCCTCAGTAGTGATGATTAA